One Archangium violaceum genomic window, ACGGCTTCTACAACGTGCGCCTGGGCCTGGAGGCCCAGTGGTATCCCATCTCCTTGTGGCGCCTGCACCTGGGCCCCTTCGTCGGCGGCGGGCAGTCGTGGTCCGCCTCGGCCGGGGCGACGCTACCCACCACCCAGGGCCAGCGGCCCTACGTCTCCTTCGGAGGGCTCGCGGAGCTCGAGCTCTCCACGCGCCTGGGGCTGACCTTCCGCTGGACCCAGGACTGGCTGCCCACCGCCAGCGCGGACACCCGCGACTTCATCAGCTCATGGTCGGTGGGGTTCGCCGTCTACTGACGCGACCCGCCTCAGGCCGAGAACAGGTAGAGCCGCGGCTCTGGCAGCTTCTTCACCCGCCAGATGTGACGCTGCTCCAGCGGCACCCAGTCCATCTCCAACGGACGGGGGATGTAGATGAGTCCGGGATCGTCCTCGCTGGAGAGCACGAACCTGCCGCTGTCGTCCTTGAGCGTGCAGCCCACGTCGATGAGCAGGTGGCTCTGGATCTTCTCGGGGTCTGTCGTGCCCCAGTTGAACCGAGCGATCGCATCCACCGTCATCTCGTACGCCTCGGCGATGCTCTCCAACGTCTCGCCATCGGCGACCTTGTGCGAGACGAGGCGCGCGAGGAAGCGTCCCGAAACACCCTTCTTGCGCCGGCGGCGGGTCTTCCCCACCGGCTGCATGGCCGGGAGGATGCCGGCCTTCACGAACGCCAGCGTCTCCTTCAGGGTCGCCCCTTCGATGGACGCAGCCACCTTGACGCGCCCCTGGGGGAGATTCGAGACCTCGATATGGCCCTCCTCGTCGGTCTTGACCTTCTGCGCCGAACCATCCGGGAGCGTGAGGCGGAGCTCGAGATCCGCGATCGGATCCTCGGTGACGTCGTCGACGACCTGCAGCATCAGCCGCAGCTTCTCCTCCTCGGGCGCGGGAGCTGGCGAGGCTGGCTTCTTGTCGAGCGGAGGCACCACCCCGGACACCATCTTCAGGGGGGCTCGCGCCAGCCGGAACTGCCCGCGGGAGATCAACGTCGCAACCTGCCGCACCACCTCATCCTGGGTGACGGGCTCGAACGACCCCCCGAGGGAGTGGGTGTGGACCAGTTCGCGCAACGTCCGCAGGTTGAAGTAGTCCTGCGCGAAATCACGCAGCCGGCGCTCGGCCCGCCACGTGTCCCCGAGCGCCACGAGCTGGTGCCCGGAAGGGACAGGCTCGTGGAACTCGAG contains:
- a CDS encoding LysM peptidoglycan-binding domain-containing protein, encoding MAFRSNHHRLLDGDHEYFLLEFHEPVPSGHQLVALGDTWRAERRLRDFAQDYFNLRTLRELVHTHSLGGSFEPVTQDEVVRQVATLISRGQFRLARAPLKMVSGVVPPLDKKPASPAPAPEEEKLRLMLQVVDDVTEDPIADLELRLTLPDGSAQKVKTDEEGHIEVSNLPQGRVKVAASIEGATLKETLAFVKAGILPAMQPVGKTRRRRKKGVSGRFLARLVSHKVADGETLESIAEAYEMTVDAIARFNWGTTDPEKIQSHLLIDVGCTLKDDSGRFVLSSEDDPGLIYIPRPLEMDWVPLEQRHIWRVKKLPEPRLYLFSA